The following proteins are encoded in a genomic region of Oryzias latipes chromosome 17, ASM223467v1:
- the LOC101157159 gene encoding regulator of G-protein signaling 5, with protein MCRGLESLPITCLERAKELRALFGSLLQKSDHSNCGQSKKNDKLRLNEVNEPLKWRESFEKLLSSQNGLCLFRAFLVSEFSEENIAFYLACEDYRTSKPSKLASKAKKIYEEFICSDAPREVNLDHATKAITMENMQRPSLSCFNLAQAKIYTLMEKDCYPRFLKSSMYLDMTRRTG; from the exons ATGTGTCGAGGACTCGAATCGCTGCCCATCACCTGCCTTGAACG ggCAAAGGAGCTGAGAGCTTTGTTTGGAAGTTTACTACAGAAGTCAGACCACAGCAACTGTGGCCAGTccaagaaaaatgacaaactcaG gcTAAATGAAGTCAATGAGCCTCTCAAATGGAGAGAATCCTTCGAAAAACTCTTGTCCAGTCAAA ATGGACTCTGTCTATTCAGAGCATTCCTGGTATCTGAGTTCAGCGAGGAAAACATTGCCTTTTATTTAGCGTGTGAGGACTACAGAACGTCCAAACCTTCCAAACTGGCCAGCAAGGCAAAGAAAATTTATGAAGAGTTCATCTGCTCCGACGCACCACGAGAG GTAAATCTCGACCATGCAACCAAAGCAATCACCATGGAGAACATGCAGCGACCTTCTCTGTCCTGTTTCAACCTGGCCCAAGCTAAAATCTACACCCTGATGGAGAAAGACTGCTACCCTCGCTTCCTCAAGTCCTCAATGTACCTGGACATGACCAGAAGGACAGGTTAA